From Staphylococcus delphini, one genomic window encodes:
- the rbsD gene encoding D-ribose pyranase, which translates to MYKFGTLNSEISRVLSRLGHTDEIVIADCGLPIPDGVKRIDIALKEGTPSFEEVYEELMHHMAIEQVVVAREMVEENEALYQKVKNDFPTLEMVSHEKFKKQTRHAKAIIRTGEATPYANIILKSGVIF; encoded by the coding sequence ATGTATAAATTTGGCACATTAAACAGTGAGATTTCGCGTGTACTAAGCAGATTAGGTCACACAGATGAAATCGTTATAGCGGATTGTGGACTCCCGATTCCAGACGGGGTGAAACGGATTGATATCGCATTGAAAGAAGGTACGCCATCATTTGAAGAAGTGTATGAAGAACTCATGCATCATATGGCCATAGAACAAGTCGTTGTCGCTCGTGAAATGGTAGAGGAAAATGAAGCATTGTATCAAAAAGTTAAAAACGATTTTCCAACGCTTGAAATGGTCTCACATGAAAAATTTAAAAAGCAAACACGCCATGCAAAAGCAATTATTCGAACAGGCGAGGCAACACCATATGCCAATATCATTTTAAAAAGTGGTGTGATTTTCTAA
- a CDS encoding sugar ABC transporter ATP-binding protein, with product MMIQMTNIHKSFGTNKVLQGVDFTLKEGSVHALMGENGAGKSTLMKVLVGIHQKDQGTLTYFDQPITFDNPKQAEAEGITFIHQELNIWPELTVIENLFVGKEKRNALGFLDQKAMRAQAKHIFDTLDFHIPFNKLAKYCSIGEQQMIEIAKALMTDAKMIIMDEPTATLTDNEIQALFKLMRRLKSQGVAFVYISHRMAEIFEISDEITVMRDGKTVLYRATTETSYPEIVRAMVGRDIDEQYPTRDYVEQSPVLEVEALNHQDYHIEHAAFHLNEGEILGVSGLMGAGRTEMMRSLFGIDKNENAIKIRGKAVKISSPQDAMAHGLAMITERRKDEGLILDFSIRDNMVLPSLKSFAKYGFVDTKSTKAFVKTMQDRLNIKGDDERPVAALSGGNQQKVVLAKWIGTGPNIIIFDEPTRGIDVGAKREIYQLMNELTERGVSIIMISSELPEVIGMSDRVMVVHEGKVAGHLKGDAITEENIMTLATGGTLNETVNG from the coding sequence ATGATGATTCAAATGACGAATATTCATAAATCATTTGGCACAAACAAAGTATTACAAGGGGTAGATTTTACATTGAAAGAAGGGTCCGTTCATGCGTTAATGGGTGAAAACGGTGCTGGAAAATCAACATTAATGAAAGTGTTAGTCGGCATTCATCAAAAAGATCAAGGTACATTAACGTACTTTGATCAGCCGATAACGTTTGATAATCCAAAGCAAGCTGAAGCTGAAGGAATTACCTTTATTCATCAAGAGCTCAATATTTGGCCGGAATTGACTGTTATCGAAAATTTATTTGTTGGTAAAGAAAAACGCAATGCTTTAGGTTTTTTAGATCAAAAAGCGATGCGTGCTCAAGCAAAACACATTTTTGATACGTTAGATTTTCATATTCCGTTTAATAAATTAGCCAAATATTGTTCTATTGGTGAGCAACAGATGATAGAAATTGCAAAGGCACTCATGACAGATGCCAAAATGATTATTATGGATGAACCAACTGCTACACTGACGGATAACGAAATTCAAGCACTATTTAAATTAATGCGTCGTTTGAAATCACAAGGAGTAGCCTTTGTATATATTTCACATCGAATGGCTGAAATTTTTGAAATATCGGATGAAATTACAGTGATGCGAGATGGTAAAACAGTACTGTATCGTGCAACTACAGAGACCTCTTACCCAGAAATTGTGAGAGCTATGGTCGGCCGAGATATTGATGAGCAGTATCCGACACGGGATTACGTAGAACAATCACCTGTATTAGAAGTGGAAGCTTTAAACCATCAAGATTATCACATTGAACATGCTGCGTTTCATTTGAATGAAGGCGAAATTTTAGGCGTTAGTGGTTTAATGGGTGCCGGACGTACCGAAATGATGCGAAGTTTATTTGGCATAGATAAAAATGAAAACGCTATCAAAATTAGAGGTAAGGCGGTCAAAATCAGTTCTCCTCAAGATGCGATGGCGCACGGACTTGCTATGATTACCGAACGCCGTAAAGATGAAGGGCTCATATTAGACTTTTCAATTCGTGACAATATGGTTTTACCATCACTTAAAAGTTTTGCGAAATATGGCTTTGTCGATACGAAGAGCACGAAAGCTTTTGTTAAAACGATGCAAGACCGTTTAAACATAAAGGGGGATGATGAACGACCTGTTGCGGCATTGTCAGGGGGGAACCAACAAAAAGTCGTCTTAGCTAAATGGATTGGGACTGGCCCGAATATCATTATTTTTGATGAGCCGACACGAGGTATAGATGTCGGTGCCAAACGTGAAATTTATCAATTAATGAATGAACTGACTGAACGGGGTGTGTCGATTATTATGATTTCCTCAGAATTACCAGAAGTTATCGGCATGAGTGATCGCGTTATGGTTGTTCATGAAGGCAAGGTCGCAGGTCATTTAAAAGGCGATGCCATCACAGAAGAGAACATTATGACATTAGCAACAGGGGGGACTTTAAATGAAACAGTTAACGGCTAA
- a CDS encoding ABC transporter permease subunit — protein sequence MKQLTAKAPFFEKILPFVGLILLVVIISILNTAFLDLSNLLNLLRQVSINGLIAFGMTFVILTGGIDLSVGSILALSSAFIALMITSGLDPIIAIIIGVLIGFILGVVNGLFVTKGKMAPFIATLATMTIFRGLTLVVTDGNPITNLGDNYLFQLFGKGYFFGIPVPAVTMTIAFVILFIILHRTTLGRHTYAIGGNETAALISGIKVDRIKVLIYGISGLMSALAGAILTSRLNSAQPTAGTAYELDAIAAVVLGGTSLTGGKGRIVGTLIGVLIIGVLNNGLNLLGVSSFYQQVVKGIVILIAVLIDRKK from the coding sequence ATGAAACAGTTAACGGCTAAAGCACCGTTTTTCGAAAAAATATTACCATTTGTCGGTTTGATTTTACTTGTTGTCATTATTAGTATACTGAATACCGCATTTTTAGACTTATCCAATTTACTTAACTTATTACGTCAAGTTTCTATTAACGGGCTCATTGCTTTTGGGATGACTTTCGTGATTTTAACAGGCGGCATCGACTTATCAGTAGGGTCGATTTTAGCATTATCATCAGCTTTTATTGCATTGATGATTACGAGCGGTCTTGATCCGATTATCGCAATAATTATCGGCGTATTGATCGGTTTTATTTTAGGTGTAGTCAATGGCTTATTCGTCACAAAAGGTAAAATGGCACCGTTCATCGCTACATTAGCAACGATGACAATTTTCCGTGGCTTAACACTTGTTGTGACTGACGGGAATCCGATTACCAATTTAGGGGACAATTATCTTTTTCAATTGTTTGGTAAAGGTTATTTCTTCGGTATCCCAGTACCAGCAGTGACAATGACAATTGCATTTGTTATCCTATTTATCATTTTGCACCGTACGACGCTTGGACGCCATACATATGCCATTGGTGGTAACGAAACAGCGGCTTTGATTTCAGGAATTAAAGTCGACCGCATTAAAGTTTTAATTTACGGTATTTCTGGTTTAATGTCAGCATTAGCGGGTGCGATTTTGACATCACGTTTGAACTCAGCGCAACCGACTGCCGGTACAGCTTATGAATTAGATGCTATCGCCGCTGTTGTGTTAGGTGGGACATCATTAACAGGCGGTAAAGGACGTATTGTAGGGACATTAATCGGTGTACTCATCATTGGTGTATTAAACAACGGTTTGAACTTATTAGGTGTATCGTCATTCTATCAACAAGTCGTTAAAGGGATTGTAATTCTCATTGCAGTATTAATTGATAGAAAAAAATAA
- a CDS encoding D-ribose ABC transporter substrate-binding protein: protein MKRLAIILLTVVVFLAACSLESPVKKDQSGKTNKKKSDITIGVSISTLNNPFFVSIKNGIEKEAKKNGMKVKVVDARDDSAKQTNDIEDLVQQQVDYLIVNPTDSSAISSAVESANHEGIPVITLDRSVDKGKVATFIASDNVEGGKMGANFIVEQLGENAKVAELEGVPGASATRERGKGFHEVADQQLEVVSKQSAKFDRAEGLNVAQNMIQAHPDIQAIFAHNDEMALGAIEAIGDKDILVVGFDGNEDAMKSIKNKQLNATVAQQPDVMGQKAVTSILQLMDGKKVAASIKIPLKLVTQ from the coding sequence ATGAAAAGACTAGCAATAATTTTACTTACTGTCGTCGTATTTTTAGCAGCGTGTTCATTAGAGTCTCCTGTGAAAAAGGATCAATCTGGTAAGACGAATAAGAAAAAGTCGGATATTACTATAGGTGTCAGTATTTCGACATTGAATAATCCATTCTTTGTGTCAATTAAAAATGGTATCGAAAAAGAAGCAAAGAAAAATGGAATGAAAGTTAAAGTCGTGGATGCACGTGATGATTCAGCAAAACAAACGAATGACATTGAAGACTTAGTGCAACAACAAGTGGATTATTTAATCGTCAATCCAACTGATTCAAGTGCCATTTCAAGTGCAGTTGAATCGGCGAACCATGAAGGTATTCCAGTTATTACATTAGATCGTTCTGTCGATAAAGGTAAAGTGGCGACATTTATTGCTTCTGATAACGTTGAGGGTGGTAAAATGGGTGCGAACTTTATTGTGGAACAACTCGGTGAAAATGCAAAAGTGGCAGAATTAGAAGGTGTCCCTGGCGCAAGTGCAACACGCGAACGCGGTAAAGGATTCCATGAAGTCGCAGATCAACAATTAGAAGTCGTTTCTAAACAAAGCGCGAAATTTGATCGTGCTGAAGGATTGAACGTCGCACAAAATATGATTCAAGCACATCCAGATATTCAAGCGATTTTTGCGCATAATGATGAGATGGCATTAGGTGCGATTGAAGCAATTGGAGATAAGGATATTTTAGTCGTTGGTTTTGACGGTAATGAAGATGCGATGAAGTCGATTAAAAATAAACAGTTGAATGCAACAGTCGCACAACAACCTGATGTGATGGGACAAAAAGCAGTAACATCAATACTTCAGTTGATGGATGGTAAAAAAGTCGCTGCATCTATTAAAATCCCACTGAAATTAGTCACACAGTAG
- a CDS encoding type II toxin-antitoxin system HicB family antitoxin, with product MKYHFYAVLQEEGTDYNVYFPDLPGAMTCGSDIEEAVLMAQDALEGYLLVMEDDNDEISTPSKFQELMNNLNTNEQLHLVTVETNQ from the coding sequence ATGAAATACCATTTCTATGCAGTGTTACAGGAAGAAGGTACGGATTACAATGTATATTTTCCTGATTTGCCAGGTGCTATGACATGCGGAAGTGATATTGAAGAAGCTGTATTGATGGCACAAGATGCTTTGGAGGGGTACCTATTAGTAATGGAAGATGACAACGATGAAATATCTACACCATCAAAATTTCAAGAGCTCATGAATAACCTTAATACGAATGAGCAACTACATTTAGTCACTGTTGAAACGAATCAATAA
- a CDS encoding TetR-like C-terminal domain-containing protein, which translates to MAENKKLFKNIMTTDNRVDIFGDLVKLVSRLMRDDAEQNEENNDPIIRQIREAEHPILMSDFYSSGLIEVLKRWLENDYQIDVEEMAATLEVIFKGDSRGNQ; encoded by the coding sequence ATGGCAGAAAACAAAAAGTTGTTCAAAAATATTATGACGACAGATAATCGCGTTGATATTTTTGGAGATTTGGTCAAACTCGTCAGCCGGCTGATGCGAGATGATGCAGAACAGAATGAAGAAAATAATGATCCGATTATACGTCAAATTAGAGAAGCAGAACATCCGATATTGATGAGTGATTTTTATAGTAGTGGGCTGATTGAAGTGTTGAAGCGGTGGTTAGAAAATGATTATCAAATCGATGTAGAAGAAATGGCAGCCACATTAGAAGTCATTTTCAAAGGTGATAGCAGGGGAAATCAATAG
- a CDS encoding DM13 domain-containing protein — protein MKMKMALVSGALATTFLLGACGNDNMDKAKEDNKAETSMKDKKMDESKASDNAKVMKKGTFKGENNEMVKGNAEIKDGKLMLTNYESSKGPDLHVYLTKGNDIKKGVQLDEVKYDEATQTFDLKDVNAADYDTVTIYCDKAHVIFGSAELK, from the coding sequence ATGAAAATGAAAATGGCATTAGTTTCAGGTGCTTTAGCGACAACATTCTTGCTTGGTGCTTGTGGCAACGACAACATGGATAAAGCCAAAGAAGATAACAAGGCTGAAACATCTATGAAGGACAAAAAAATGGATGAGTCTAAAGCATCAGACAATGCAAAAGTGATGAAAAAAGGCACATTCAAAGGTGAAAACAACGAAATGGTAAAAGGTAACGCTGAGATTAAAGATGGTAAGTTAATGTTAACAAACTACGAATCATCTAAAGGTCCAGACTTACACGTTTACTTAACAAAAGGTAACGACATCAAAAAAGGCGTTCAATTAGATGAAGTCAAATATGATGAAGCAACACAAACTTTCGATCTTAAAGACGTTAACGCAGCAGACTATGATACAGTAACAATTTACTGTGACAAAGCGCACGTTATTTTTGGATCAGCAGAACTTAAATAA
- a CDS encoding DoxX family membrane protein yields MAIAYKVLILLIRLGSGFYILMQGFEKLTGGFAIDGLVSVIRDNQDSPQWYKTFFEFAVANHLEIFKWMVQIGEIAIGLGLILGVMSYTASFFGVFIMLNYILADMIFTYPLQLLFFVILLMNRETLAALSLNHFIKRKNIRNDEHGAHTHS; encoded by the coding sequence ATGGCAATCGCTTATAAAGTCTTAATTCTCCTTATTCGATTAGGATCAGGTTTTTATATATTGATGCAAGGATTTGAAAAATTGACAGGTGGGTTTGCGATTGATGGACTCGTTTCAGTCATTCGCGACAACCAAGACTCCCCACAATGGTATAAGACATTTTTTGAGTTTGCAGTTGCAAATCATCTGGAAATTTTCAAATGGATGGTCCAAATTGGCGAAATTGCGATTGGTTTAGGACTCATCTTAGGCGTCATGTCCTATACTGCGAGTTTCTTTGGCGTGTTCATTATGTTAAATTATATTTTAGCTGATATGATTTTTACATACCCACTGCAATTGTTGTTCTTCGTTATTTTATTAATGAATAGAGAAACATTGGCAGCACTAAGTTTAAATCATTTCATCAAACGTAAAAATATAAGGAATGATGAACATGGCGCACATACTCATAGTTGA
- a CDS encoding response regulator transcription factor, with protein MAHILIVDDEQDIREICKTYFEYEGYHVTTASNGAEALEMLGTNIDVMVIDIMMPEVNGYEVVREMKNKGLDIPYVYLTAKTSEQDTIFGLMLGADDYVKKPFSPRELVIRVKNLLNRVNVTSPSTQETIRCGRLVLNNLNKTAEFEGEVIPFRIKEFELLWHFANNESVALSKTDLLEQVWGYEYYEDMNTLNVHVHRIREKLEKYGYDDYIIATVWGLGYKFQRQF; from the coding sequence ATGGCGCACATACTCATAGTTGATGACGAGCAAGACATCAGAGAAATATGTAAAACCTATTTTGAATACGAAGGTTACCACGTGACGACCGCATCAAACGGCGCTGAGGCACTCGAGATGTTAGGCACAAATATCGATGTCATGGTGATTGACATTATGATGCCAGAAGTCAACGGTTACGAAGTGGTACGTGAGATGAAAAATAAAGGACTCGATATCCCATATGTTTATTTAACAGCAAAAACAAGCGAACAAGACACCATATTCGGTTTAATGTTAGGGGCAGATGATTACGTCAAGAAACCCTTCAGTCCCCGTGAGTTAGTGATACGTGTCAAAAACTTATTGAATCGTGTCAACGTCACAAGTCCTTCCACACAAGAAACGATTCGTTGTGGCAGACTCGTATTAAATAACTTAAACAAAACCGCAGAATTTGAAGGGGAAGTCATTCCTTTTCGCATCAAAGAGTTCGAATTGTTATGGCACTTTGCAAATAATGAATCTGTCGCATTATCCAAAACAGATTTGTTAGAACAAGTTTGGGGTTACGAGTACTACGAAGACATGAATACATTGAATGTACATGTCCATCGTATACGTGAAAAATTAGAAAAATATGGCTATGACGACTATATCATCGCAACGGTATGGGGGCTTGGCTATAAATTTCAGAGGCAATTTTAA
- a CDS encoding sensor histidine kinase has product MTIRKQLIYSFIVTIITTTFLFYTLYKLMWFDGPLTILLTICSFLSGMMTLIIGIFFTVPMIKKIERLNEKTQKIARGQFETEKTKIHAPKEIQQLSESFDQMVDKIQEQMNLIKEEQEEKMNLVQNLAHDLKTPLASIKSYTEGLRDGIIHSERDMQKAYNILISQSDRLSRMFDDLTDVITVNHQESEQTLIHMDQLLIPIFEIYSQKLHHENRQLDVEIAQNIKPFIQDQRAIERILMNFIDNALKFSDHGSPLAVKVIEDHDEIAISVIDQGMGILESDIKNIFERTFRVESSRHKDTGGSGLGLYIAQTLAHQIGGHIEVSSTYGQGTTITLRFPPKVY; this is encoded by the coding sequence ATGACGATACGTAAACAACTGATTTATTCGTTTATCGTTACTATTATCACAACGACATTTTTATTTTACACGCTATATAAATTGATGTGGTTTGACGGGCCACTCACAATTTTGTTGACGATTTGTTCGTTTCTTTCCGGTATGATGACACTGATTATCGGTATCTTTTTCACAGTCCCCATGATTAAAAAGATAGAAAGATTAAACGAAAAAACGCAAAAAATAGCGCGAGGCCAATTTGAGACAGAAAAGACGAAAATCCATGCCCCTAAAGAAATACAACAATTGAGTGAGTCTTTTGATCAAATGGTCGATAAAATTCAAGAGCAGATGAACCTTATCAAAGAAGAGCAAGAGGAAAAGATGAACTTAGTCCAAAATCTTGCCCATGATTTAAAAACACCCTTAGCAAGCATTAAATCCTATACAGAAGGATTGCGAGACGGCATTATTCATAGTGAACGAGATATGCAAAAAGCATACAATATTCTCATAAGTCAGTCAGACCGGCTGTCGAGAATGTTTGACGATCTGACGGATGTCATCACAGTGAATCATCAAGAAAGCGAACAGACGCTCATTCATATGGATCAATTGCTTATCCCAATTTTTGAAATTTATTCACAGAAATTACACCATGAAAATAGACAACTTGATGTAGAAATTGCACAAAATATCAAACCTTTCATTCAAGACCAGCGCGCGATAGAACGCATCCTCATGAACTTCATCGACAACGCGCTTAAATTTTCAGATCACGGTTCGCCCTTAGCTGTGAAGGTCATTGAAGATCATGATGAAATCGCCATCTCCGTCATCGATCAAGGTATGGGTATTTTGGAATCGGATATTAAGAATATATTTGAACGAACTTTTCGCGTAGAAAGTTCTCGACATAAAGATACAGGTGGTTCCGGCCTTGGTTTATATATTGCCCAAACTTTAGCCCATCAAATTGGTGGTCACATTGAAGTGAGTAGCACATATGGACAAGGTACGACAATCACATTACGCTTCCCTCCAAAAGTATATTAA
- a CDS encoding BglG family transcription antiterminator produces MLTNRQFEILNKVIKAQDFISIAELANEFERSERTIQYDIEYIEFMKEALHLQIQRSKSNGIKIDCKDLSAIRQMNQATFPDVHFTKSERHLHILLHLFEAKAPVNSRMLSTLVNVSRRTIVDDLKDVTDWLQAQALTLRYVKNKGFVIDGDEGNYRKAYGLVIHDYVKSTNELVRKTLFEDEDMQWMRQMVIHTLEEKGYPLFQIAIDGLVIHLLIAIQRIKKHFTMEPPKEALTALIETDAFRVAQAIAVEVEQHDAIAFPISETMFIALHLLSAKKLKIENAHVGTEELKILIHQFVERMSASLGIDLIKDTKLLNNLYLHLAPALNRLTYRFVQHNPIKQEIYAQYMEITEVITDNIWIFEELYKVEFTDDELAYLTLHVASAIERLTQHRGRKIKIVLLCGSGIGTSQLLKEKLRKIYPEFDILDAYSLYQIDEAQLKKRYVDYVITTVPIELEAIKCVKVTPFLDEKDREQLNDIINKERERFALHLSRQGLQLKQVMKPEFLGTIHQKMSRNEAIAEVMRPLEQAGMIHEQYKKEIINKLDEFGTYMVISPHVALLHGSTEYALNGVGMTLFYFDQGVYFGHERFDPVKVMIGLATDEPQKHLTALKELSDILMDDTMRVQLLNGDLTGLKNKLACL; encoded by the coding sequence TTGCTAACGAACAGACAATTTGAAATTTTAAACAAAGTCATCAAAGCTCAAGATTTCATTTCCATTGCTGAATTGGCAAACGAATTTGAGCGCTCCGAAAGAACGATTCAATATGATATTGAGTACATTGAGTTTATGAAGGAAGCATTGCATTTACAAATTCAAAGGAGTAAAAGTAACGGCATTAAAATTGATTGTAAAGATTTGAGTGCGATTCGGCAGATGAATCAGGCGACATTTCCAGATGTGCATTTTACGAAAAGTGAGCGGCATTTACACATTTTATTACATCTGTTTGAAGCAAAGGCACCTGTGAATTCTCGGATGTTATCTACTTTGGTCAATGTGTCGCGACGGACGATTGTAGATGATTTGAAAGATGTGACAGACTGGCTTCAAGCGCAGGCGTTAACTTTACGTTATGTGAAAAATAAAGGGTTTGTCATTGATGGAGATGAAGGGAACTATCGAAAAGCTTACGGTCTCGTCATTCATGATTATGTGAAGTCGACAAACGAATTAGTACGGAAGACGCTCTTTGAAGATGAAGATATGCAATGGATGCGACAAATGGTGATTCATACGTTAGAAGAAAAGGGTTATCCACTCTTTCAAATTGCGATTGATGGCTTGGTGATTCATTTGCTCATTGCGATACAGCGGATTAAAAAGCATTTTACGATGGAACCCCCGAAAGAAGCACTCACAGCATTGATAGAGACGGATGCATTTCGGGTTGCTCAAGCGATTGCAGTCGAAGTCGAACAACATGATGCCATTGCGTTTCCAATATCAGAAACGATGTTCATTGCGCTTCATTTATTGAGTGCTAAAAAGTTAAAAATTGAAAATGCTCATGTTGGCACGGAAGAACTTAAAATTCTCATTCATCAATTTGTCGAAAGAATGAGTGCGAGCTTAGGCATTGACTTGATTAAAGATACGAAATTACTCAATAATCTTTATCTACATTTGGCACCTGCACTCAATCGATTAACGTATCGTTTCGTTCAACATAATCCTATTAAACAAGAGATTTATGCACAGTATATGGAAATAACTGAAGTGATCACCGACAATATTTGGATTTTTGAAGAATTATACAAGGTTGAATTTACAGATGATGAACTTGCATACTTAACACTTCATGTCGCTTCAGCAATTGAAAGATTGACACAACATAGAGGCAGAAAAATCAAAATTGTATTATTGTGTGGCTCTGGTATTGGAACGTCACAATTGTTAAAAGAGAAGTTACGAAAAATTTACCCAGAGTTTGATATTTTAGATGCTTATTCGTTGTATCAAATTGATGAAGCACAGTTGAAAAAGCGTTACGTGGATTACGTCATTACGACAGTACCGATTGAATTGGAAGCCATTAAATGTGTTAAAGTGACGCCGTTTTTGGATGAGAAAGATAGAGAACAGCTCAATGACATTATTAATAAAGAACGGGAACGCTTTGCACTTCATTTATCACGACAAGGCTTGCAGTTGAAACAAGTGATGAAACCTGAATTTTTGGGGACGATTCACCAAAAGATGTCTCGCAATGAGGCGATTGCTGAAGTGATGCGACCGTTAGAGCAAGCCGGCATGATTCATGAACAGTACAAAAAAGAAATTATCAATAAGTTGGATGAGTTTGGTACATATATGGTCATCAGTCCACATGTTGCGTTACTTCACGGCAGTACAGAATATGCGTTGAACGGAGTAGGCATGACTTTGTTTTATTTTGATCAAGGTGTTTACTTTGGACATGAGCGATTTGATCCGGTAAAGGTGATGATTGGCTTAGCGACGGATGAACCACAGAAACATTTAACTGCTTTGAAAGAACTGAGTGACATATTGATGGATGATACGATGCGCGTCCAACTTTTAAATGGAGATTTGACGGGATTGAAAAATAAATTAGCGTGTTTGTAA
- a CDS encoding PTS sugar transporter subunit IIA encodes MSLEMLTEDKINVRECVASWEEAIKEASQPLVDQAYFSQSYVDAMIDSVYRHGPYIVIAPEIAIAHARPNGNVNKVGVSLLKLNQHINFGKKSHYASLVFVFSAVDTHSHLDILQSLARILGDVATVNHLIQSQNEAEILSIIKGVEQR; translated from the coding sequence ATGTCCTTAGAAATGCTGACAGAAGATAAGATTAATGTGAGAGAATGTGTGGCATCGTGGGAAGAAGCGATTAAAGAAGCATCTCAACCCCTCGTAGATCAAGCATATTTTAGTCAAAGTTATGTAGACGCGATGATTGATAGTGTGTATCGACATGGGCCTTATATCGTTATTGCACCTGAGATTGCGATTGCCCATGCGAGACCTAATGGCAATGTGAACAAAGTCGGGGTCAGTTTGTTGAAGCTCAATCAGCATATTAATTTTGGTAAAAAAAGTCATTATGCTAGTTTGGTTTTTGTATTTAGTGCAGTAGACACGCATTCACATTTGGATATTTTACAAAGCTTGGCACGGATTTTAGGCGATGTGGCAACGGTAAATCATTTAATTCAAAGTCAAAATGAAGCAGAAATATTATCAATTATAAAAGGAGTAGAGCAAAGATGA
- a CDS encoding PTS sugar transporter subunit IIB has product MKILVVCGHGLGSSFMVEMNVQEVLKQLTLKQAVDVEHSDIMSASPEMADLFICGRDLEENAARLGDVLILDNILDKAELERKLTDKFETLDVI; this is encoded by the coding sequence ATGAAAATTTTAGTGGTATGTGGTCACGGTTTAGGCAGTAGTTTTATGGTCGAAATGAATGTCCAAGAAGTGTTGAAACAGTTAACGCTAAAACAAGCGGTCGATGTGGAACATAGTGACATTATGAGTGCAAGTCCAGAAATGGCAGATTTGTTTATTTGTGGACGTGACTTAGAAGAAAATGCGGCACGACTTGGGGATGTGCTCATTTTAGACAATATTTTAGATAAAGCAGAGTTAGAAAGAAAATTAACAGATAAATTCGAGACGTTAGATGTCATTTAA